The Ornithinibacillus sp. 4-3 region AATGAACCTGAGGAAGAACCTAGAGAATCAGCTAAACAGCCAGAATCAGTAGAAATCGTTCTAGGTAATTCACCTGTGGAGGTATTTGCAGGTACATTAGTTACGATCAAAGATACACAGGCAACTATCCAATTACCGGAAGATTTACCAAGTGGTACGATGCTACAGATTATGCTTGCGCAAGTAGATATACAGAAAGGTCTAACACAATCTGGAGAAGCTTTTGATTTTATTTTCACTTATCCAGTGGGGGATGAGGACTATAAGGGCGAATTTGTTTTAACATTAGGTGTAACAGGTGAACATGAAGGATCTTCTATTTATCATTATCAAACAGAAGATCAAGTATGGGAGTTAATTGGCGGTAAACTAGAAGAAGGAAAACTGACTGCGACAGTATCACATTTCTCTATGTATGGTGTATTTACGTCAGAAAAAACAACTGAGCCACCTAGCAAGCAAGAATCTTCTACTAAGGAAAAACCAATAAATGATGATCAAGGTACAGCAGATAAGGAAGAAAAAGAAAATAATGATAAAATTATAACAGATGAAGAAGTAAAAGCAGAAAAGGAATCTCAGAAGCTACCAGAAACAGCAACAAATCAATATAATTGGTTAATCATAGGGATTCTACTAGTTTTAATGGGTGGAAGTATTGAATTTATCCGTAGAAAAAGCGCAATGATGAAGTAAGTACAGGCCTAACTATATTCTTTTACATTAGAATATGTTTAGGCTTTTTCTACATGTATACAAATTGTTAAATTAATAACATTCTTTTCTTTAGATAGGTACAAACTTCTTAATCTACACTAAATCTATGCAAAGAACGAAATGTAATATATAATTAAGTTGAATAATAAGAATATTTCGTTAATATAACATAGGAAAGGAGAACTTGAATAAACCATGCGTATTTTACTAGTCGATGATGATCAAGATATATTGAACATTAACTCTATTTATCTTGAACGAGAAGGATATGAATGTTTATTAGCAGAAACATTGCAGCAGGCACATGCAATCATAGAATTGGAAAATCCAGATTTGATTGTTCTTGATATTATGCTTGCAGATGGATCAGGAATTGATTTTTGTCGTAAAATACGAGATCTTACGATTGCTCCGATCATCTTTTTATCAAGCTTACTAGAAGAAGCTAAGAAAATAGAGGCATTGAAAATTGGTGGTGATGATTATATAACTAAACCATACAAGCTTGCAGAATTATCGGCAAGAATCTATGCCAATTTACGACGTATGCAAATGTATGAGAAGAAGACATATGAATTTCCACCATTGAAAATAGAGGTAGAGTCCTATCGTGTTTTTTTATATGAAAAAGAAATACTACTTACGCAAAAAGAAATGCAATTATTAGTTATCCTTGTCAGAAATCAAGGAACGACAGTGCGTGCTGTTGATTTGTATGAACAAGTATGGGGACAACCTGCAATTAATGAATCGAGTATGAGAACATTGCAAGTACATATTTCTACATTGCGTAAAAAGATTATCTTAGATGAAAATTCCTCCATTAATATTAAAACGATTCGTATGATAGGTTATTGCTTTCAATATGAAGAGTAGGGAAAGCAAAATAATGGAATTGGTGGTAAGACAATGCATATACCGTTAGAAGATTGGTCCCAGTGGACATTTAGCCTTTTATTGCTTGGGGGTATATTTTTCGTTGGGCTTTTTAATATAGTAGTCTACCTAGTGCGTAGGAGACTTAATGTACATTATTATTTTGGAATGCTATGTGTGTTTTATGTCATATGGTATAGCAGCCATGTTATGACATTCAATCTGTTTTCATCAGACTTTCTAAGTGATCATTATATTATTATCATTGCTGCAATAGCTACGAATCGGATGGCTTTACATATTACTTTATATACAATGCATACGTTAGAAATAGATAAGCCTATATTTGAAAAGAGGTTTAAGATTGCCTCCAATTTATTGCTACTTGCTTGTTTCTTTATGCCATTTTCGATTACTTATACAGTAGGCATGATATGGTTAATTGAGTTGTTCAATGCAATCGTTCAAATTTATTTTTCATATGAAATTATAAAAGTGATCAAACGTTTTCGCAAAAACATTCGAATGATTAATGTAATTTGTTATTTTGTAATTTGTATTGCAACAATTATGCAGTTTATCGACATGGAATTCCATGGTAATACGATATTCCTTGCATTTATAATGATGGCGTTACAAGCGATAATTCTAGCAATTCATTATAATAATGCAATTGTTGAAGTAGAACGAGCGAATGTGACACTGGAAAGGAAAGTTATCGAACGGACAGCTGACCTTATTCAGAAGGAAAAGGAAACCATTCACCTTATTTCGAGTATTTCACATGATTTGCGCACGCCTATCTCTGTTGTTGGCGGTTATATAGGGCTTTTGCAGAGTGATCCAAGCATAGATGAAACAAATAAAAAATATATTTCTAATTCATTAGTGCGCCTATCACAGATGGAAAAGCTCACTCTGGATTTATTTACATTATCACAAATAAGCGATAAAAATTATACATTTGAGTTGGAAAATATCCATATTATGAGAATAATGAAAGAAATTAAGGTATTGTATACAGATCATGCAAAGGAAAAAGGGATCACCCTGGAAGTGAACACAGTGAATGCAATCTGTATAGCTGATAAAATGAGAGTCTTACAAATATTGGATAATTTACTGACGAATGCTTTAACATATGCGAGAACTTCTATCAAAATAGAAGGAAGATTACATAAAGATGAACTTCAAATTACTGTTTCTGATGATGGGGCAGGTATTCAACCAAAAGATCTCCCACATGTGTTTGAGCGTTTTTATAAAAAAAGTAAACATGGATCGGGACTTGGATTAAGTAATGTGAAACAGCTTGTTCAGCGCATGAATGGCACAGTCGTTGTTGAAAGTGAACTAGATGTTGGTACAAGTTTTCGATTTACATTGCCACTTGCAATAGAAGGACAGGAAAAACGGAACCTAGAATTTATTTAAGGTTCTGTTTTTATATGTGTAAGAATTTTGTATAATTTATTTTTCAATAAAGCTGAAACAATTTAAAAGGCTTCCTCGTGTAATGAATGAAGTGGAAATGAGGGGAGAAGAAAATGAGTACAATTTACATAAAGGGATTAAATAAATCCTATAAAAAGTTTCAAGCTTTAAAGGATATCCATTTGCAAATTGAACCTGGTTTATTTGGATTATTAGGGCCAAATGGAGCAGGAAAATCAACATTGATGAATATTATCAGTACGATTTTAACCTGGGATGAGGGGCAGGTATCTGTATACGACTATGATTTAAAAAAGGATAGTCATAAGGTACGCGAGCTATTAGGTTATTTACCACAGCATTTCCAAGCACCGGGACAATTTACCGGGGAAGAATTCCTGCATTATGTTGCATCCATGAAAGGAATGAATAATCGCCAGAAACGAGCAATAGAGGTACAGCGCTTGTTAGAACAGGTGAATTTAACAGAGCATGCAAGGAAAAGAATAAAGGGTTATTCAGGTGGGATGAAACGTCGCTTAGGGATTGCTCAAGCATTAATTGGCAGTCCAGAACTAATCATTCTAGATGAGCCAACAGCAGGACTTGATCCATCTGAGCGAATACGTTTCCGTAATGTTATCGAACGATTAGGGAAGGAATATACGATTATCTTATCTACTCATATTCTAAGCGATATTGAAACAAGCTGTGAGCGTGTGGGAGTCATTAATAAGGGAGAACTGCTCTATCAAGGAGAGACGGATAAGCTTGCTTCTTTAGCGGAAGGGGTAGTTTGGGAAATAACCGTGCCAATTTCTCAATATGATGAAGTGGAACAAGCATACATCGTACTTTCAAGTAGACGTGAGCAGGAACAAATGGTATTTCATATTCTGTCGAAGGATGAACCAGAACACCCAGCTCAATATGTAAAACCAACATTAGAAGATGGCTATATGGCGTTGATTAATGGGGTGATCGCATGAAGCAGCTTAAAAATAATTTTAAATATGAATGGTTGCTGTTGATTCGTAATAAATTTTTAGCGATTCCAATTTTAATTAATTTTGTGATTTGGGCTTATGTAATATATGGGAAATTTCAATTTGGTGCTGGGATAACAGTTGAAAATCAATTTTATCAATATTTTATTTTTATCCTTTTATTTAATTTATTTATTGTTGGAATCCTAGCTGTTTATATCGTAAATCGGGATCGTAATTCAAAATTTGAACAGCTAGCAATGACCTATCAAGTAAGAAACTGGCAATGGCTTACGAGTAAATGGTTGATCGTGCAAATATATGGGCTAGTCATCACATTTTTCACAGTAATAATTCAAGTGATTTGGTTTTTTACGGCATCAATGAATGCGACTGAAGTGTTGAAGCAATCCATTTATACATTTGTACAAATGGGTGGAGCACTTTTCATTATTGTTTCATTTGGCTTTCTATGTGCAGTACTTATTCCAAATATATTTAGTTATTTAGCTATTCCTGTATTGATTATTGTGTCTGTATTTTTACCATTTGATAACACAGGAATGTCGTTGGAATATGATAATCCGCGTTTCCATTTGCTGACACCTTTTGATTTTATGTTTGTGGAAACGCCGTATGAAGGGATATGGGGAATTGAACGTGTATTTGACGATACACTGATTCATCAGGTAGCTGTATATGTTATAGCAATATTGATTTTTGCTTTTATGTTATTTATTTTTAAAAGAAACCGTCGTAGTAAAGGGGAAAAGCAAGTCTTGCTTGCTCTTTTAGCTATAACAATGGCAGTGGCTTTTTTTATTAGTTTTATTCGTTTTACAGACTATAATCAAGCATTTAATCAATATGTAGAAACAGGAAATTATTATCTAGAAACATTCCTTTTGGATTATGAGGGAAAATCGGAAGAGGAATATTACGATTATATTTATCAGTATTATGATGAAATGCAGGATGATGAGCCATATGATTTTTCTATTGAAACATCTGATTTAGATGTCTTATTAAAAGAGGGACATCAGTTAGAGGCAACAAATCAATTGACAATAAAAAATAATGGTAAGGAAGCGACTAATGAAGTATTCCTTACGTTAAATCATCAGCTTGAGGTAACAGAGTGTAGTAGTGAGCGAGAGTTAAGTTGTTTAATAGATGGGGATTTTATAACACTTCAACTGACGGAACCAATTCAGCCAAATGAAGAATTTGAAATGAAGCTTACCTATGGTGGAAAGATTTTACAATACTTTGATGAAGGAAATGGTGAGTCAGCATTTATTGATAAGCAACGTGTATTTCTACCTAAATCTGCTGGCTGGTATCCATTAATAGGCAAGCGTGCCTTATTTCAAGTAATGGAAGATGAACAGCTGTATGTAAAATTTAGAATGCGAAATACAAGACAAGTAGAAGATTTCCCTACACAATTTAATGTATCGCTTCAAAGTGCGGGTGTGGAAGTACCCTTAAGAATGTCGATTCCTAAGGCTGAAAATGGCAATTTTACTGGGAAAACAAAACATGGTTTAGAATTGATTGGCGGAAATATGGTGGAGCAAGAAGTAGCAGGTATCCGTGTGATTAGTCATCCACAATTGCAGGAAAGACTACCTGAAATCATCAATAAATATCATCAAGCGTGGACAGGACTGAGGGAATGGTTTGATTTAGATTTAATGCCAGAAGCGATTTTCGTATTGCCAAGTAATCAATATTATGACCAAATAAATCATACAGAGAATTTATATTTATTGAATGAAGATATGGTATATGGAGAAGCGTTAGAGAATCATGTTGCAAATGCTGTATATAGACAAGTGCTTCAATCTGGTATCCCTCATCCTAATACATTTCGTGACGGAGGTAGTACAGATGAAGTAGATTTCTATGATCGAACTATTTTAAATGAATTATTTGAATGGAGTATTTATTATCAAATGAAGCAAGAATCCTTTACAAAATATAAACCCGAAGGAAACTGGGAAAAAGAGTATGACCAAAAGATGGAAATAATTAAAGAAATGGAAAAACAAGGTGATGAATACTTACTTGCGTTTACCCGTTATTTATATGATGCTAGCAATGAATTAACAAATAGAAGTGAATTTAATATCGAGAAGCTTGCCGAATCATTTGAAAAGGAGATGAAGAAATGACAGGATTAATTTTTCGCTGTCAGCTCTTTTTCAAAAAATGGTTAAGCTCAATTTATGGGATTGTCTTACTAGTATCTATCCCTATGGTAGCAATGATTCTTTATTATGATTTTTATTATGAAGAGACGGAGAGATTATTAAGTTTAATTTTTGAATTATTAGCACCGGTATGGCTTGTGCTTATCCTGCAATGGTATTTTTCAATTGAATTTGATTCTGGCTTTTTTACGCAGGTAGTGACCTATCCCATCGCCAGATATAAATTTTTACTGGAACGTTTTTTATTTGCATATATGTTATTTTTCGCTTTGCTAGGTGCTATTACGTGGGTGCTTACACCAATTCTAGGTTCTATTGTATGGAAGGCGTTACTTTATACACTACCACTTTATTTTTTCTATGGGGCAGTAATGCTTATTGGGCTGGTGATCAGTAAACGTTCGCTTGGTGCTTTGCTTGGCGGTATTTTTCTTTATTTGCAGAGCTTAATTGGTGCACCATTATTAGGGCAAGCTTTTCAAATGATTATGCTAAAGTATGGCAGTGTTATCTACTTTTTAGAGGGAGAGACTGGCTATAGTTTTGTAGATAATGATTTCTATTACTATAATCGGCTCATCTATATTGGAATCGGCATCATTCTAGTCATTTTAGCGCTTATCAAATTTCAGAGAAAGCCGGTATAGGAAGGGGGAAGAAAATGTTAGATGAACAATATATGACAGAATTGGCAAGTGGAAATGAATCAGCATTTGATTCCCTTGTTTTCCGTTATCATAAGCCTCTTTTCGGCTACCTCTACCGCTTATTACATGATGAAAAGCAAGCGGAGGATCTAGTGCAGGAGACCTTTTTGAAAATTTATCAGGAAGGGAAAAGGGGATTTATACCGGAGCAATTTAAACCTTGGATGTATAAAATTGCCACGAATCGCTGTAAAGATTATTGGAAAAAAGCATCAACGAAAAGGGAATTTGTAGCAGAGGATATATATGATAATCCAAGTCAGGTATACCATATTATCGATCATCAGATAGAAAGAAAATGGATGATGGAATCATTGAATCATCTTTCGCTTGATTATCGAACAGCACTCTATTTACGTTTTTATCAGGATTTAAAATATGAGGAAATTGCTATGACATTGGAGATTCCTTTAAATACAGTTAAGACTCGTATTTCACGAGGGTTAAATCAGCTAGAGAAAATTTTGCAGGAGAATGAGGGGAAGGAGGAGAGAAAATATGAGTGAGGATAAGGAATTACACAAGCTTGAAAAGAAATGGGCGAGTCGTATGGAACGTTTTACCACTCCAGAGCCTACTCGAGAGCAGACATTTATGTTATTAGATAATATAAGAAACCAAGCGGTTGAAGAACAACCGCAAGATATGCGAGCGGAACTTGAACAATTACAGAAATCCCGTACACGACTCGAACAAATGTTTGATTTACTAGCCTCACAATGGACATTTTATGGAATGCGTAGCTGGATTTTAACAGCAATTCTAATGCTTATACTAACCATTTCTGTATATGGTAATGATCCAGGAGAATCAGGCTTTTCGCTATGGTTAAAGGGAATGAGCTTCTTAATGATTATTTTGATTGCTTATGCATTTCGACCAAGAAATGAAGGAAATGCTACGCTTGAAGAGCTGAGCTATTATCCGCTTATTCAACAAATGTTTGCTCGCTTTGTTATTGTAATGGGTGTGCAGCTTATTCTTGCTTTGCCATTGACCTTTTTCTTATTAGGGTCAGCAAGCACAATGGCGTATATTTTCGGTACGTTTACTCCATTATTTTTCTTTGGATCGGTTGGCTTTGCTAGCACATTTTGGCTAGGAGGAAGTGCTGGAACAATCATCACAAGCTTTCTTTGGTTCATGCAAATTTTGTTAGATGGTCAAGTAAAGTCATTCTCATTATTTCGCTTACCAGAGAGTGATTGGTTTATGCTTGCAAATGTATTCCTTTTACTCCTATCAATTTTATTACTCTGGTCGATTGTTCTTAAACGAGAGAAGGCTGGACAATGAGATTAGCATTAAACAATGTAACTTATGATATAACAGGAGAACGCATATTAGATCAGCTATCATGTAGGATCAATACAGGTATCACCTATATTATTGGTAAAAATGGCTCAGGAAAAAGCACTTTATTAAAGCTGTGTGCGACTGCGCTTCAGCCAACAGAAGGAACGATTGAGTATACAGAGTTAGTAGAGAATCAACAAACAATCCTACAACGTAAAAGATTGACGATAGAGGACATAAGAAGAACGATTGGCTATATGCCTCAGGAATTTACAGGTTATGGGGAGCTATCCATTGAACGGTATCTACGATATATGGCAGCACATAAAGGGATTCCACGACAGTATGTAAAGAAAATAGTACGCGAATGGTTAGAAAAAACAAACTTATACACGATTCGTAGAAAAGCTTTATTTACCTTATCAGGCGGGCAGTTAAAAAAGGTCGGATTGATTCAAGCACTAATTAACCAACCAAGCATTTGTATTTTAGATGAACCGTTTGAAGGATTAGATCAAATGGAAAGATATTATTTCGACCGTGTTCTGCGTAGATCCGCTTTCCATAGCATTATCCTGATTAGCACCAATATTGTTGAGGAAATGCAGGAAGGGGATGTGCTCTATTTAGATAGAGGAAAGATTCGATTATTTACTAATCTAGAGAAAGAGTCGCGTCAGCAGGTGAAGATGTGGATAGAGTGAAATCGATAAATGGAAGATAACCAAAAGAAATTAGTATTAAAAAAAGAATAGAAGCTTTGGAAAGTAATTGAAAAGCCTGGACAAGAAATTTTAGTTTAATATATTTCTTGTCTATTTTTATATGTTTTGAAA contains the following coding sequences:
- a CDS encoding response regulator transcription factor, whose product is MRILLVDDDQDILNINSIYLEREGYECLLAETLQQAHAIIELENPDLIVLDIMLADGSGIDFCRKIRDLTIAPIIFLSSLLEEAKKIEALKIGGDDYITKPYKLAELSARIYANLRRMQMYEKKTYEFPPLKIEVESYRVFLYEKEILLTQKEMQLLVILVRNQGTTVRAVDLYEQVWGQPAINESSMRTLQVHISTLRKKIILDENSSINIKTIRMIGYCFQYEE
- a CDS encoding sensor histidine kinase, which encodes MTFNLFSSDFLSDHYIIIIAAIATNRMALHITLYTMHTLEIDKPIFEKRFKIASNLLLLACFFMPFSITYTVGMIWLIELFNAIVQIYFSYEIIKVIKRFRKNIRMINVICYFVICIATIMQFIDMEFHGNTIFLAFIMMALQAIILAIHYNNAIVEVERANVTLERKVIERTADLIQKEKETIHLISSISHDLRTPISVVGGYIGLLQSDPSIDETNKKYISNSLVRLSQMEKLTLDLFTLSQISDKNYTFELENIHIMRIMKEIKVLYTDHAKEKGITLEVNTVNAICIADKMRVLQILDNLLTNALTYARTSIKIEGRLHKDELQITVSDDGAGIQPKDLPHVFERFYKKSKHGSGLGLSNVKQLVQRMNGTVVVESELDVGTSFRFTLPLAIEGQEKRNLEFI
- a CDS encoding ABC transporter ATP-binding protein, which translates into the protein MSTIYIKGLNKSYKKFQALKDIHLQIEPGLFGLLGPNGAGKSTLMNIISTILTWDEGQVSVYDYDLKKDSHKVRELLGYLPQHFQAPGQFTGEEFLHYVASMKGMNNRQKRAIEVQRLLEQVNLTEHARKRIKGYSGGMKRRLGIAQALIGSPELIILDEPTAGLDPSERIRFRNVIERLGKEYTIILSTHILSDIETSCERVGVINKGELLYQGETDKLASLAEGVVWEITVPISQYDEVEQAYIVLSSRREQEQMVFHILSKDEPEHPAQYVKPTLEDGYMALINGVIA
- a CDS encoding RNA polymerase sigma factor, which codes for MLDEQYMTELASGNESAFDSLVFRYHKPLFGYLYRLLHDEKQAEDLVQETFLKIYQEGKRGFIPEQFKPWMYKIATNRCKDYWKKASTKREFVAEDIYDNPSQVYHIIDHQIERKWMMESLNHLSLDYRTALYLRFYQDLKYEEIAMTLEIPLNTVKTRISRGLNQLEKILQENEGKEERKYE
- a CDS encoding ATP-binding cassette domain-containing protein → MRLALNNVTYDITGERILDQLSCRINTGITYIIGKNGSGKSTLLKLCATALQPTEGTIEYTELVENQQTILQRKRLTIEDIRRTIGYMPQEFTGYGELSIERYLRYMAAHKGIPRQYVKKIVREWLEKTNLYTIRRKALFTLSGGQLKKVGLIQALINQPSICILDEPFEGLDQMERYYFDRVLRRSAFHSIILISTNIVEEMQEGDVLYLDRGKIRLFTNLEKESRQQVKMWIE